In Pangasianodon hypophthalmus isolate fPanHyp1 chromosome 3, fPanHyp1.pri, whole genome shotgun sequence, a single genomic region encodes these proteins:
- the tmem39b gene encoding transmembrane protein 39B, protein MAGGRRGASRTTYCRSPLGNETGSVNNGNHSTSSPVTGVRSRTRNSSGTGIPSPPLATQTVVPLKHCKIPELSVDRNVMFELHLLFCHLIALFVHYVNIYKTVWWYPPSHPPSHTSLNFHLIDYNMLVFTVIVLSRRLIAAIVKEASQSGKFPHSVFLVTARFAVLTLTGWSLCRSLIHLFRTYSVLSLLFLCYPFGMYIPILRPSSDVRLSPIASVGSRDTGTGVGVSMGRDYLSVLKETWKQHTSQLYGVQPMPTHACCLSPDLIRKEVEFLKMDFNKRMKEVLVSSMLSAYYVAFVPVWFVKSTQYVDKRWSCELFILVFVSTSVILMRHLLPPRYCDLLHKAAAHLGCWHKVDPSLCSNVLQHTWTEEFMWPQGVLVKHNKNVYKAMGHYNVAVPSDVSHYRFYFFFNRPLRILNILIILEGAMIFYQLYSLMCSEKWYQTISLALILFSNYYAFFKLLRDRIVLGKAYSYSTSSDHKVS, encoded by the exons ATggcaggaggaagaagaggagcgAGTCGGACGACGTACTGTCGTTCTCCGCTGGGCAATGAGACAGGATCCGTCAACAACGGCAACCACTCGACCAGCTCACCTGTGACAGGTGTGAGGTCACGGACGAG GAACAGTTCAGGAACGGGGATCCCCAGCCCCCCTCTCGCTACACAGACGGTGGTCCCGCTGAAGCACTGCAAGATCCCCGAGCTCTCTGTGGACCGCAACGTGATGTTCGAGCTGCACCTCCTCTTCTGCCACCTCATCGCACTCTTCGTGCACTATGTCAACATCTACAAGACGGTGTGGTGGTACCCGCCCTCACACCCAccctcacacacatcactg AACTTCCACCTGATTGACTATAACATGCTGGTGTTCACCGTCATCGTGTTGTCACGCCGGCTCATCGCAGCCATCGTTAAAGAG GCGTCTCAGAGTGGGAAGTTTCCTCACTCCGTCTTCTTGGTGACGGCTCGTTTTGCTGTTTTGACGCTCACCGGCTGGAGTTTGTGCCGTTCACTTATCCACCTCTTCAGGACGTACTCTGTGCTCAGCCTCCTGTTCCTCTGCTATCC ttTCGGGATGTATATCCCTATCCTCAGACCGAGCAGTGACGTGCGTCTCTCCCCCATTGCCTCCGTCGGCTCCAGAGACACGGGGACGGGAGTGGGCGTGTCCATGGGGCGGGACTACCTGTCTGTACTGAAGGAGACGTGGAAGCAGCACACGAGCCAGCTGTACGGCGTCCAGCCCATGCCCACACACGCCTGCTGCCTCTCACCTGACCTCATTCGCAAAGAGGTCGAGTTCCTCAAGATGGACTTCAACAAGAGGATGAAGGAGGTGCTGGTCAGCTCCATGCTCAGCGCGTACTACGTCGCCTTCGTGCCCGTCTGGTTCGTCAAG agcACTCAGTACGTGGATAAGCGCTGGTCGTGCGAGCTCTTCATCCTCGTGTTCGTGAGCACGTCGGTGATCCTGATGCGCCACCTGCTGCCCCCCCGCTACTGCGACCTGCTGCACAAAGCCGCCGCCCACCTGGGCTGCTGGCACAAAGTGGACCCCTCGCTGTGCTCCAACGTCCTGCAGCACAC GTGGACAGAAGAGTTCATGTGGCCACAGGGGGTGTTGgtgaaacacaacaaaaacgTGTATAAGGCCATGGGCCATTATAACGTAGCAGTGCCTTCAGACGTCTCGCATTATCGCTTCTAT tttttcttcaacagGCCTCTTCGAATATTAAACATCCTCATCATCCTGGAAGGAGCGATGATATTCTATCAGCTCTACTCGCTGATGTGTTCGGAAAAGTGGTACCAGACGATATCGTTAGCGCTGATcctcttcagtaactactaCGCCTTCTTCAAGCTGCTCAGAGACAGAATCGTGTTGGGAAAAGCGTACTCATACTCCACCTCGTCAGACCACAAAGTCAGCTAG
- the ccdc28b gene encoding coiled-coil domain-containing protein 28B: MEDKRKKRSPKVSLPQPPPPPVNPRKLSVLPASKSATFSLGLPQPPSPKPRGKYKRSVGAMGTGKEVLTVPMLPPKATSRPHRERPRAPQPAGPSRVTQSSSPLQHSFLTDVSDVREMEGGLLNLLNDFHSGKLQAFGKVCSFEQLEHVREMQEKLARLHFSLDSHVEELSEDQRKSASDRNLEHLLSNLEELSSSIQKLHLAENQDLPKASDP, translated from the exons ATGGAGgacaagaggaagaagaggagtcCCAAAGTGTCTCTCCCCCAACCACCACCTCCGCCGGTGAACCCGCGCAAACTCTCCGTCCTCCCCGCCAGCAAGAGCGCCACCTTCTCGCTGGGTCTCCCCCAGCCGCCCTCCCCTAAACCCCGGGGCAAGTACAAGAGATCCGTAGGAGCCATGGGGACTGGCAAAGAAGTGCTCACTGTGCCCATGCTCCCTCCCAAGGCCACGAG CCGGCCTCACAGAGAGAGACCCCGAGCGCCTCAGCCGGCCGGCCCCAGCCGAGTCACCCAGTCCTCCTCTCCTCTGCAGCACTCCTTCCTCACTGACGTCTCGGacgtgagagagatggagggaggacTCCTCAACCTGCTCAACGACTTCCACTCAGGAAAACTGCAGGCCTtcg GTAAGGTGTGTTCGTTTGAGCAGCTCGAGCACGTCCGGGAGATGCAGGAGAAACTGGCTCGCCTTCACTTCAGCCTGGACAGCCATGTCGAGGAGCTCTCAGAGGACCAGCGGAAAAGTGCTTCAGACCGCAACCTGGAACACCTGCTCtcaaat CTGGAAGAGCTCAGCAGCTCCAT ACAGAAGTTACACCTGGCAGAGAATCAGGACTTACCCAAGGCCTCTGATCCCTGA